One genomic window of Camelina sativa cultivar DH55 chromosome 5, Cs, whole genome shotgun sequence includes the following:
- the LOC104787601 gene encoding probable acyl-activating enzyme 12, peroxisomal, producing the protein MDNLALCEANNVPLTPITFLKRAAECYPNRTSIINGQTNFTWPETYDRCCRLAASLISLNIAKNDVVSVVAPNIPAMYEMHFAVPMAGAVLNPINTRLDATSIAAILHHANPKLLFIDRSFEPLAREIIQLLPYADSELNLPVIFIDEISFPERVSSRELDYEGLIQRGEPTPSLVARMFHVQDEQDPISLNYTSGTTADPKGVVITHRGAYLSTLSMIIGWVMGTCPIYLWTLPMFHCNGWTFTWATAARGGTNVCMRHVTSPEIYKNIEMHNVTHMCCAPTVFNILLRGNPLDLSHRSGPVHVLTGGSPPPAALLKKVQQFGFQVMHAYGLTEATGPVLFCEWPDEWNRLPENQQMELKARQGLGVLGLAEVDVKNNETQESVPRDGKTMGEIVIKGSILMKGYLKNPKATFEAFKHGCLNTGDVGVIHPEGYIEIKDRSKDIIISGGENISSVEVENVLYKHPKVFEAAVVAMPHSQWGETPCAFVVLQKGETDKEDLEDKSLSREKDLIEYCRENLPHFMCPGKVVFLEELPKNGNGKILKPKLRDVAKGLVAEDKVDVTSKIVHRRVDHFTSRL; encoded by the exons atggataaTCTGGCGTTATGTGAAGCAAACAACGTCCCTCTAACACctataacatttttaaagagAGCTGCGGAGTGTTATCCTAATCGAACATCGATCATTAACGGACAAACTAATTTCACTTGGCCTGAGACCTATGACCGTTGCTGTCGTCTAGCCGCTTCTCTCATATCTCTTAACATCGCGAAGAACGATGTG GTGTCCGTTGTGGCTCCAAACATACCGGCCATGTATGAGATGCACTTTGCCGTTCCCATGGCTGGAGCTGTTCTTAACCCTATCAACACTCGCCTGGACGCAACATCCATTGCCGCAATCCTCCACCACGCCAACCCCAAGCTCTTATTCATTGACCGGAGTTTTGAGCCCTTAGCACGAGAAATCATTCAATTACTACCATATGCCGACTCGGAACTGAACCTGCCGGTCATATTCATTGACGAGATCAGTTTCCCAGAGAGGGTTTCGTCCCGGGAGTTAGACTATGAGGGTCTCATCCAGAGAGGAGAGCCTACGCCCTCGTTGGTCGCACGTATGTTCCATGTTCAAGACGAACAAGATCCGATCTCGTTAAATTACACGTCGGGTACCACAGCCGACCCAAAAGGTGTGGTGATTACTCACCGAGGAGCATATTTGAGCACATTAAGCATGATTATTGGTTGGGTAATGGGGACCTGCCCTATCTATCTTTGGACTCTCCCTATGTTTCATTGCAATGGATGGACGTTTACATGGGCAACGGCGGCTCGCGGGGGCACCAATGTGTGTATGAGGCATGTGACTTCCCCGGAGATCTACAAGAACATAGAAATGCATAACGTGACACATATGTGTTGTGCTCCTACGGTTTTCAACATTCTTCTGCGAGGAAATCCACTTGACCTGTCACATAGGTCTGGGCCAGTGCATGTTCTGACCGGGGGTTCACCGCCACCCGCTGCTCTTCTTAAGAAAGTTCAGCAGTTTGGGTTCCAAGTTATGCATGCCTATGGGCTTACGGAGGCCACTGGTCCAGTGCTCTTTTGTGAGTGGCCAGATGAGTGGAACAG ATTACCAGAGAATCAACAGATGGAGCTAAAAGCAAGGCAAGGCCTAGGCGTCTTAGGCCTAGCTGAAGTTGACGTGAAGAACAACGAAACTCAAGAGAGTGTCCCACGCGATGGGAAGACGATGGGAGAAATTGTCATTAAAGGAAGCATTTTAATGAAAGGGTATCTAAAGAATCCCAAAGCTACATTTGAAGCATTTAAGCATGGATGCCTCAACACTGGGGACGTAGGTGTGATTCATCCGGAAGGATACATCGAGATCAAAGATCGGTCCAAAGACATAATCATCTCAGGAGGCGAAAACATCAGCAGTGTTGAGGTCGAAAATGTTCTTTACAAGCACCCAAAAGTGTTTGAGGCTGCCGTCGTGGCCATGCCTCACTCTCAGTGGGGTGAAACCCCGTGTGCATTCGTTGTTTTACAAAAGGGCGAGACTGATAAAGAAGATCTTGAAGATAAATCTTTGAGCAGAGAGAAAGATTTGATAGAGTATTGCCGTGAGAATCTGCCACATTTTATGTGTCCGGGAAAGGTGGTATTTTTGGAGGAACTGCCTAAAAACGGGAATGGAAAGATCCTTAAGCCTAAGCTAAGAGACGTCGCTAAAGGTTTGGTTGCCGAGGATAAGGTGGATGTTACATCTAAAATAGTTCATCGGCGTGTTGATCACTTTACTTCTCGACTTTGA